A genomic stretch from Canis lupus familiaris isolate Mischka breed German Shepherd chromosome 15, alternate assembly UU_Cfam_GSD_1.0, whole genome shotgun sequence includes:
- the CAP1 gene encoding adenylyl cyclase-associated protein 1 isoform X2, whose amino-acid sequence MADMQKLVERLERAVGRLEAVSHASDMHCGYGDSAPKGAAPYVQAFDSLLAGPVAEYLKISKEIGGDVQKHAEMVHTGLKLERALLVTASQCQQPAGNKLSDLLAPISEQIQEVITYREKNRGSKLFNHLSAVSESIQALGWVAMAPKPGPYVKEMNDAAMFYTNRVLKEYKDVDKKHVDWVKAYLSIWTELQAYIKEFHTTGLAWSKTGPVAQELSGLPSGPSAGSGPPPPPPGPPPPPVPTSSGSDESASRSALFAQINQGESITHALKHVSDDMKTHKNPALKAQSGPVRSGPKPFSAPKPGVSPSPKPTAKKEPAVLELEGKKWRVENQENVSNLVIDDTELKQVAYIYKCVNTTLQIKGKINSITVDNCKKLGLVFDDVVGIVEIINSRDVKVQVMGKVPTISINKTDGCHVYLSKNSLDCEIVSAKSSEMNVLIPTEGGDYNEFPVPEQFKTLWNGQKLVTTVTEIAG is encoded by the exons ATGGCCGACATGCAAAAGCTGGTGGAAAGATTGGAGAGGGCAGTGGGCCGCCTGGAGGCAGTATCCCATGCTTCTGACATGCACTGTGGGTATGGAGACAGCGCTCCAAAAG GAGCAGCTCCATATGTGCAAGCATTTGACTCACTCCTTGCTGGTCCTGTGGCAGAGTACCTGAAGATCAGTAAAGAGATTGGGGGAGATGTGCAAAAACAT GCGGAGATGGTCCACACAGGTCTGAAGTTGGAGCGAGCTCTCTTGGTTACAGCGTCTCAGTGTCAGCAGCCAGCAGGC AATAAACTTTCTGACTTGTTGGCACCCATCTCAGAGCAGATCCAAGAAGTGATAACCTACCGGGAGAAGAACCGAGGCAGCAAGTTGTTCAATCACCTGTCAGCTGTCAGCGAAAGTATCCAGGCCCTGGGTTGGGTAGCTATG gcTCCCAAGCCCGGTCCCTatgtgaaagaaatgaatgatgcTGCCATGTTTTACACAAACCGAGTCCTCAAGGAGTACAAAGATGT CGATAAGAAGCATGTGGATTGGGTCAAAGCTTACTTGAGTATATGGACAGAGCTACAGGCTTACATTAAGGAGTTCCATACCACCGGACTGGCCTGGAGCAAAACG GGGCCTGTGGCACAAGAATTGAGTGGATTGCCATCTGGACCCTCTGCTGGATCgggtcctcctcctcccccaccaggcccccctcccccaccagtcCCCACCAGTTCAGGCTCAGATGAGTCTGCTTCCCGCTCAGCACTGTTTGCGCAGATTAATCAGGGGGAGAGCATCACACATG CCCTGAAACATGTATCTGATGACATGAAGACTCACAAGAACCCCGCCCTGAAGGCTCAGAGTGGTCCAGTACGAAGTGGCCCCAAACCGTTCTCTGCACCTAAACCAGGAGTCAGCCCATCCCCCAAGCCAACCGCAAAGAAGGAGCCAGCTGTACTTGAACTAGAGGGCAAGAAGTGGAGAGTG gaaaatcaggaaaatgtTTCCAACCTCGTGATTGATGACACAGAGCTGAAGCAGGTGGCTTACATATACAAATGTGTCAACACAACATTGCAAATCAAGGGCAAAATAAACTCCATTACAGTAG ATAACTGTAAGAAACTCGGTCTGGTGTTCGATGACGTCGTGGGCATTGTGGAGATAATCAATAGTAGGGATGTCAAAGTTCAG GTAATGGGTAAAGTGCCAACCATTTCCATCAACAAAACAGATGGCTGCCATGTTTACCTGAGCAAGAATTCCCTGGATTGCGAAATAGTCAGTGCCAAATCTTCTGAGATGAATGTCCTCATTCCTACTGAAGGCGGTGACTAT AATGAATTCCCAGTCCCTGAGCAGTTCAAGACCCTATGGAATGGGCAGAAGTTGGTCACCACAGTGACAGAAATTGCTGGATAA
- the CAP1 gene encoding adenylyl cyclase-associated protein 1 isoform X1 produces MADMQKLVERLERAVGRLEAVSHASDMHCGYGDSAPKAGAAPYVQAFDSLLAGPVAEYLKISKEIGGDVQKHAEMVHTGLKLERALLVTASQCQQPAGNKLSDLLAPISEQIQEVITYREKNRGSKLFNHLSAVSESIQALGWVAMAPKPGPYVKEMNDAAMFYTNRVLKEYKDVDKKHVDWVKAYLSIWTELQAYIKEFHTTGLAWSKTGPVAQELSGLPSGPSAGSGPPPPPPGPPPPPVPTSSGSDESASRSALFAQINQGESITHALKHVSDDMKTHKNPALKAQSGPVRSGPKPFSAPKPGVSPSPKPTAKKEPAVLELEGKKWRVENQENVSNLVIDDTELKQVAYIYKCVNTTLQIKGKINSITVDNCKKLGLVFDDVVGIVEIINSRDVKVQVMGKVPTISINKTDGCHVYLSKNSLDCEIVSAKSSEMNVLIPTEGGDYNEFPVPEQFKTLWNGQKLVTTVTEIAG; encoded by the exons ATGGCCGACATGCAAAAGCTGGTGGAAAGATTGGAGAGGGCAGTGGGCCGCCTGGAGGCAGTATCCCATGCTTCTGACATGCACTGTGGGTATGGAGACAGCGCTCCAAAAG CAGGAGCAGCTCCATATGTGCAAGCATTTGACTCACTCCTTGCTGGTCCTGTGGCAGAGTACCTGAAGATCAGTAAAGAGATTGGGGGAGATGTGCAAAAACAT GCGGAGATGGTCCACACAGGTCTGAAGTTGGAGCGAGCTCTCTTGGTTACAGCGTCTCAGTGTCAGCAGCCAGCAGGC AATAAACTTTCTGACTTGTTGGCACCCATCTCAGAGCAGATCCAAGAAGTGATAACCTACCGGGAGAAGAACCGAGGCAGCAAGTTGTTCAATCACCTGTCAGCTGTCAGCGAAAGTATCCAGGCCCTGGGTTGGGTAGCTATG gcTCCCAAGCCCGGTCCCTatgtgaaagaaatgaatgatgcTGCCATGTTTTACACAAACCGAGTCCTCAAGGAGTACAAAGATGT CGATAAGAAGCATGTGGATTGGGTCAAAGCTTACTTGAGTATATGGACAGAGCTACAGGCTTACATTAAGGAGTTCCATACCACCGGACTGGCCTGGAGCAAAACG GGGCCTGTGGCACAAGAATTGAGTGGATTGCCATCTGGACCCTCTGCTGGATCgggtcctcctcctcccccaccaggcccccctcccccaccagtcCCCACCAGTTCAGGCTCAGATGAGTCTGCTTCCCGCTCAGCACTGTTTGCGCAGATTAATCAGGGGGAGAGCATCACACATG CCCTGAAACATGTATCTGATGACATGAAGACTCACAAGAACCCCGCCCTGAAGGCTCAGAGTGGTCCAGTACGAAGTGGCCCCAAACCGTTCTCTGCACCTAAACCAGGAGTCAGCCCATCCCCCAAGCCAACCGCAAAGAAGGAGCCAGCTGTACTTGAACTAGAGGGCAAGAAGTGGAGAGTG gaaaatcaggaaaatgtTTCCAACCTCGTGATTGATGACACAGAGCTGAAGCAGGTGGCTTACATATACAAATGTGTCAACACAACATTGCAAATCAAGGGCAAAATAAACTCCATTACAGTAG ATAACTGTAAGAAACTCGGTCTGGTGTTCGATGACGTCGTGGGCATTGTGGAGATAATCAATAGTAGGGATGTCAAAGTTCAG GTAATGGGTAAAGTGCCAACCATTTCCATCAACAAAACAGATGGCTGCCATGTTTACCTGAGCAAGAATTCCCTGGATTGCGAAATAGTCAGTGCCAAATCTTCTGAGATGAATGTCCTCATTCCTACTGAAGGCGGTGACTAT AATGAATTCCCAGTCCCTGAGCAGTTCAAGACCCTATGGAATGGGCAGAAGTTGGTCACCACAGTGACAGAAATTGCTGGATAA